Proteins encoded within one genomic window of Amycolatopsis sp. 2-15:
- the zwf gene encoding glucose-6-phosphate dehydrogenase: MTTWQNPLRDPRDKRLPRIAGPSSLVIFGVTGDLARKKLMPAIYDLAHRGLLPAGFSLVGFARRDWEHQDFGELVHDSVREHARTPFKESVWNRLAEGIRFVQGTFDDDDAFDRLAQTVKDLDAERGTGGNTAFYLSIPPGAFPVVTKQLARSGLADTDATTWRRVVIEKPFGHDLKSAKELNGIVNDVFPEESVFRIDHYLGKETVQNLLALRFANQMFEPIWNANYIDHVQITMAEDIGLGGRAGYYDGIGAARDVIQNHLLQLLALTAMDEPLSFEPKALRSEKAKVLAATMPIRPFDETTARGQYAGGWQGGMKVPGLLQEAGFAKDSKTETYAAVTLEVQNRRWAGVPFYLRTGKRLGRRVTEIAVVFKRAPHLPFDSTSTEELGQNALVIRVQPDEGITLRFGSKVPGTTMEVRDVTMDFGYGHAFTESSPEAYERLILDVLLGEPSLFPVNDEVELSWEILDPILEHWAKEGAPEQYAPGTWGPQSADEMLERTGRNWRRP, encoded by the coding sequence GTGACGACCTGGCAGAACCCGCTGCGGGACCCGCGCGACAAGCGCCTCCCGCGGATCGCGGGACCGTCGAGCCTGGTGATCTTCGGGGTCACCGGCGACCTGGCCCGCAAGAAGCTCATGCCCGCCATCTACGACCTGGCCCACCGCGGCCTGCTGCCCGCCGGCTTCTCGCTGGTCGGGTTCGCGCGCCGCGACTGGGAGCACCAGGACTTCGGCGAGCTGGTGCACGACTCGGTGCGCGAGCACGCGCGGACGCCGTTCAAGGAGTCGGTCTGGAACCGGCTCGCCGAAGGCATCCGCTTCGTGCAGGGCACGTTCGACGACGACGACGCTTTCGACCGTCTTGCCCAGACGGTGAAGGACCTCGACGCCGAACGCGGCACCGGTGGCAACACGGCGTTCTACCTCTCGATCCCGCCGGGCGCGTTCCCGGTGGTGACCAAGCAGCTGGCCCGCTCGGGCCTGGCCGACACCGACGCCACGACCTGGCGCCGCGTGGTCATCGAGAAGCCGTTCGGCCACGATCTCAAGAGCGCCAAGGAGCTCAACGGGATCGTGAACGACGTCTTCCCTGAGGAGTCGGTGTTCCGCATCGACCACTACCTCGGCAAGGAGACGGTGCAGAACCTGCTGGCGCTGCGCTTCGCCAACCAGATGTTCGAGCCGATCTGGAACGCCAACTACATCGACCACGTGCAGATCACCATGGCCGAGGACATCGGCCTCGGCGGCCGCGCGGGGTACTACGACGGGATCGGCGCCGCGCGCGACGTCATCCAGAACCACCTGCTGCAGCTGCTCGCGCTGACCGCGATGGACGAGCCGCTGTCGTTCGAGCCGAAGGCGTTGCGCTCGGAGAAGGCGAAGGTGCTGGCGGCGACCATGCCGATCCGGCCGTTCGACGAGACCACCGCGCGTGGGCAGTACGCCGGCGGCTGGCAGGGCGGCATGAAGGTGCCGGGCCTGCTGCAGGAAGCGGGCTTCGCGAAGGACTCCAAGACCGAGACCTATGCCGCGGTGACGCTGGAGGTGCAGAACCGCCGCTGGGCGGGTGTGCCGTTCTACCTGCGCACCGGCAAGCGGCTGGGCCGGCGCGTCACGGAGATCGCCGTGGTGTTCAAGCGCGCGCCGCACCTGCCGTTCGACTCCACCTCCACCGAGGAGCTGGGCCAGAACGCGCTGGTCATCCGCGTGCAGCCCGACGAGGGCATCACGCTGCGGTTCGGCTCGAAGGTGCCGGGGACCACGATGGAGGTCCGCGACGTCACCATGGACTTCGGTTACGGCCACGCCTTCACCGAGTCCTCGCCCGAGGCGTACGAGCGGCTGATCCTCGACGTGCTGCTGGGCGAGCCGTCGCTGTTCCCGGTGAACGATGAGGTCGAGCTCTCCTGGGAGATCCTCGACCCGATCCTGGAGCACTGGGCCAAGGAAGGCGCGCCCGAGCAGTACGCGCCGGGTACTTGGGGTCCGCAGAGCGCCGATGAAATGCTCGAGCGTACGGGCCGGAACTGGAGGCGTCCGTGA
- the opcA gene encoding glucose-6-phosphate dehydrogenase assembly protein OpcA — protein MIIDLPSTTTSQLNKKLVEIRDQGGQVALGRVLTLVIVADDDAKLEEAIEAANHASREHPSRVIVVAKGVRTAAPRIDGQIRVGGDAGASEVIVLRLYGPLAAQGQSAVVPLLLPDAPIVTWWPGTGPKAPAEDPLGQIAQRRITDSAAEKSPIRALTTRAKTYVEGDTDLAWTRLTHWRAQLVSALDLPPYEKITAATVTGEADSPSTELLAGWLAEYLKVPVKRIKSSSAQGIISVELERRSGAVELTRPDGRVGTLTQPGQPTRRIALQRRSNPECLVEELRRLDPDEVFEAALHGLPKIASPTTAAKAASPASAAAKPRAAAAKAPAKKAGKAKAEKSGS, from the coding sequence GTGATCATCGACCTGCCATCCACCACGACTTCGCAGCTGAACAAGAAGCTGGTGGAGATCCGCGACCAGGGCGGTCAGGTCGCGCTGGGCCGGGTGCTGACCCTGGTCATCGTGGCGGACGACGACGCCAAGCTCGAGGAGGCCATCGAGGCCGCGAACCACGCCAGCCGGGAGCACCCGTCACGCGTGATCGTGGTCGCGAAGGGCGTCCGCACGGCGGCTCCGCGCATCGACGGCCAGATCCGCGTGGGCGGCGACGCCGGCGCGAGCGAGGTCATCGTGCTGCGCCTCTACGGGCCGCTGGCCGCGCAGGGCCAGAGCGCGGTCGTGCCGCTGCTGCTGCCCGACGCGCCGATCGTCACCTGGTGGCCGGGCACGGGCCCGAAGGCTCCGGCGGAGGACCCGCTGGGCCAGATCGCGCAGCGGCGCATCACCGACTCGGCCGCGGAGAAGAGCCCCATAAGGGCTCTGACCACGCGGGCCAAGACCTACGTGGAGGGCGACACCGACCTGGCGTGGACGCGGCTGACGCACTGGCGTGCGCAGCTCGTGTCGGCGCTGGACCTGCCCCCGTACGAGAAGATCACGGCCGCGACCGTGACCGGTGAGGCCGACTCGCCGTCCACGGAGCTGCTGGCGGGCTGGCTCGCCGAGTACCTCAAGGTGCCGGTGAAGCGGATCAAGAGCTCCAGCGCGCAGGGCATCATCTCCGTCGAGCTCGAACGGCGTTCGGGTGCGGTGGAGCTGACCCGGCCCGACGGCCGCGTCGGCACGCTGACGCAGCCGGGCCAGCCCACGCGGCGCATCGCGCTGCAGCGCCGGAGCAACCCCGAGTGCCTGGTGGAGGAGCTGCGCCGGCTCGACCCGGACGAGGTCTTCGAGGCGGCGCTGCACGGGCTGCCGAAGATCGCCTCGCCGACGACGGCGGCGAAGGCTGCTTCGCCTGCTTCTGCGGCTGCGAAGCCGAGGGCCGCGGCGGCCAAGGCTCCGGCGAAGAAGGCCGGCAAGGCCAAGGCGGAAAAGAGCGGTTCGTGA
- the pgl gene encoding 6-phosphogluconolactonase codes for MSRTEVVVYENADLLAAAAAARLVTRIVDVQAAKGSASVVLTGGGTGIAVLEELNRSSARDAIDWSRLDVYWGDERFVPADSDERNEKGAREALLDHVPLDPKRVHVMAPSDGEFGDDVDAAAAAYAEVLAAQAGPDEGGVPAFDICLLGLGGEGHTASVFPDSPAVHETQLSVVAVRDCPKPPSTRVSLTLTAIRRAREVWLMTAGEAKAEAVSLALAGAPEVQVPVAGARGYRRTLWLLDRTAAGKLTKVYEPPTT; via the coding sequence GTGAGCCGCACGGAGGTCGTCGTCTACGAGAACGCCGACCTCCTGGCGGCGGCCGCGGCGGCGCGGCTGGTCACCCGGATCGTCGACGTGCAGGCGGCCAAGGGCTCGGCCTCGGTCGTGCTCACCGGTGGCGGCACGGGCATCGCGGTGCTCGAGGAGCTCAACCGCTCGAGCGCGCGCGACGCGATCGACTGGTCGCGCCTCGACGTCTACTGGGGCGACGAGCGGTTCGTGCCGGCCGACTCCGACGAGCGCAACGAGAAGGGCGCGCGCGAGGCCCTGCTGGACCACGTGCCGCTCGACCCGAAGCGCGTGCACGTGATGGCGCCGTCGGACGGCGAGTTCGGTGACGACGTGGACGCCGCGGCCGCGGCGTACGCGGAGGTGCTGGCCGCGCAGGCGGGTCCGGACGAGGGCGGCGTGCCCGCGTTCGACATCTGCCTGCTCGGCCTCGGCGGGGAGGGGCACACCGCTTCGGTGTTCCCGGACTCCCCCGCCGTGCACGAGACGCAGCTTTCGGTGGTCGCGGTGCGCGACTGCCCCAAGCCGCCGTCGACCCGCGTCTCGCTCACGCTCACGGCCATCCGCCGCGCGCGTGAGGTGTGGCTGATGACCGCCGGCGAGGCGAAGGCCGAGGCCGTGTCGCTGGCTCTCGCGGGTGCGCCGGAGGTGCAGGTGCCCGTGGCGGGTGCCCGCGGCTACCGGCGGACGCTGTGGCTCCTGGACCGCACCGCGGCCGGGAAGCTGACGAAGGTGTACGAGCCGCCGACCACGTAA
- a CDS encoding sensor histidine kinase translates to MSTEGLSIPGISMGSPGAGAADRVRRFSLSGVFASLRRPIVPTVGVEAVAVLLAVLDVWLVIPPKAPPYSIYLSAAACLAVVLRRKLPFLAVILAVPGFLAGWAQLASMITLGTLATKRQIHWQTWVGAGLVFTCRFVQWPLDDFAQLSWREHVLDGIYGVLVAGMPIAIGLLIGARAEISAKLAELAKSRDRERRFHADAVRAEERARLAREMHDVVSHQITLIAMQAGALQAQATDGQALQTAQVIRQLSTRTLEELRSLVSVLRSGAEDDGPCPGIGELDHLIRTADVPVHLTVERLPDTVPSQVSAAAYRTVQECLTNVHKHAPGATATIRIQGGSGALNIEVRNERAERAGEHLPSGGHGLTGLAERARLLGGSFETSDTEDGGFRVRARYPLDR, encoded by the coding sequence ATGAGCACTGAGGGACTCTCGATTCCAGGAATCTCGATGGGCAGCCCCGGCGCGGGGGCGGCCGATCGGGTCCGGCGGTTCAGCCTGAGCGGTGTATTCGCTTCGCTGCGCCGGCCGATCGTGCCGACGGTCGGAGTTGAGGCCGTCGCCGTGCTGCTGGCCGTGCTCGACGTGTGGCTGGTGATCCCGCCGAAGGCCCCGCCGTACTCGATCTACCTGTCGGCGGCCGCGTGTCTCGCGGTGGTGCTGCGGCGGAAGCTGCCGTTCCTGGCCGTGATCCTCGCGGTGCCCGGCTTCCTCGCCGGGTGGGCGCAGCTGGCGTCGATGATCACGCTCGGGACGCTCGCGACCAAGCGCCAGATCCACTGGCAGACGTGGGTGGGCGCCGGGCTGGTGTTCACTTGCCGGTTCGTGCAGTGGCCGCTGGACGACTTCGCGCAGCTCAGCTGGCGCGAGCACGTGCTCGACGGCATCTACGGCGTGCTCGTGGCCGGCATGCCCATCGCGATCGGCCTGCTGATCGGCGCTCGCGCGGAGATCTCCGCGAAGCTCGCCGAGCTGGCCAAGAGCCGTGACCGCGAACGCCGCTTCCACGCCGACGCCGTGCGTGCCGAGGAGCGCGCCCGCCTGGCCCGCGAGATGCACGACGTCGTCTCCCACCAGATCACTCTCATCGCCATGCAGGCCGGCGCGCTGCAGGCCCAGGCCACCGACGGCCAGGCGCTGCAGACCGCGCAGGTCATCCGTCAGCTCTCGACGCGGACGCTGGAGGAGCTGCGTTCGCTGGTGAGCGTGCTGCGCTCCGGCGCCGAGGACGACGGCCCGTGCCCCGGCATCGGTGAGCTGGACCACCTGATCCGCACCGCCGACGTCCCGGTCCACCTGACTGTCGAGCGCCTGCCGGACACGGTGCCGAGCCAGGTGTCGGCCGCCGCTTACCGCACCGTGCAGGAGTGCCTGACCAACGTCCACAAGCACGCCCCCGGCGCCACCGCCACCATCCGCATCCAGGGCGGCAGCGGCGCGTTGAACATCGAGGTCCGCAACGAGCGCGCCGAACGCGCCGGCGAACACCTCCCGTCGGGCGGCCACGGCCTCACTGGCCTCGCCGAGCGCGCGCGGTTGCTGGGCGGCAGCTTCGAAACCTCGGACACCGAAGACGGCGGTTTCCGCGTGCGGGCCCGGTATCCACTGGACCGCTGA
- a CDS encoding RNA polymerase-binding protein RbpA encodes MVGGNAIRGTRVGAGPSGESERGESAPRRRISYWCANGHEARPSFAMEAEIPDEWDCPRCGLPGGQDEQNPPAAPRTEPYKTHLAYVKERRSDADGEAILAEALERLRQRRELI; translated from the coding sequence ATGGTTGGCGGTAACGCGATTCGCGGCACCCGGGTGGGTGCCGGTCCTTCGGGCGAATCGGAGCGGGGTGAGTCGGCGCCGCGGCGCCGGATCTCCTACTGGTGCGCAAACGGCCACGAGGCCCGTCCGTCGTTCGCGATGGAGGCCGAAATCCCCGACGAGTGGGACTGCCCGCGCTGCGGTCTGCCCGGCGGACAGGACGAGCAGAACCCGCCCGCCGCGCCCCGCACCGAGCCCTACAAAACGCACCTCGCCTACGTCAAGGAGCGCCGCAGTGACGCCGACGGCGAGGCGATCCTCGCCGAGGCCCTCGAGCGGCTGCGCCAGCGCCGGGAACTGATCTAG
- the secG gene encoding preprotein translocase subunit SecG has product MKLFLQILLIVSSVLLVVAVLLHRGRGGGLSSLFGGGMQSSLSGSSVAEKNLDRITLLLGAIWLISIVGLGLLLKV; this is encoded by the coding sequence ATGAAGCTGTTCCTGCAAATTCTGTTGATCGTCTCCAGCGTGCTGCTGGTGGTGGCCGTGCTGCTCCACCGCGGCCGCGGTGGCGGTCTGTCGTCGCTGTTCGGCGGCGGTATGCAGTCCAGCCTCTCGGGGTCGAGCGTGGCCGAGAAGAACCTCGACCGGATCACCCTGCTGCTGGGTGCCATCTGGCTGATCAGCATCGTGGGCCTCGGCCTGCTGCTCAAGGTCTGA
- the tpiA gene encoding triose-phosphate isomerase yields MARKPLIVGNWKMNLNHLEAIALVQKIAFALPEKYYAKVDVAVLPPFTDIRSVQTLTDGDKLSLTYGAQDVSPHDSGAYTGDVSGLMLAKLGCTFVTIGHSERREYHAETDELVNKKVRAAVKHGITPILCVGEKLEVREAGEHHSHATNQLIEGLKGLKAEQVKDVVVAYEPVWAIGTGKVATPADAEEVCKTIRMALAEKYGDEVASAVRVLYGGSVKSGNVGELVACENIDGALVGGASLDGDEFTKLCALAAGGPLP; encoded by the coding sequence GTGGCACGCAAGCCGTTGATCGTCGGCAACTGGAAGATGAACCTGAACCACCTCGAGGCCATCGCCTTGGTTCAGAAGATCGCCTTCGCGTTGCCCGAGAAGTACTACGCGAAGGTGGACGTGGCGGTGCTGCCGCCGTTCACGGACATCCGCAGCGTGCAGACTCTCACCGACGGCGACAAGCTGTCGCTCACCTACGGCGCGCAGGACGTGTCCCCGCACGACTCCGGTGCCTACACCGGTGACGTGTCGGGCCTGATGCTCGCGAAGCTGGGCTGCACCTTCGTCACCATCGGCCACTCGGAGCGGCGCGAGTACCACGCCGAGACCGACGAGCTGGTCAACAAGAAGGTGCGCGCGGCCGTGAAGCACGGGATCACGCCGATCCTGTGCGTCGGCGAGAAGCTCGAGGTCCGCGAGGCCGGCGAGCACCACTCGCACGCGACGAACCAGCTGATCGAGGGCCTCAAGGGGCTCAAGGCCGAGCAGGTCAAGGACGTCGTCGTAGCCTACGAACCGGTGTGGGCCATCGGTACCGGCAAGGTGGCGACACCGGCCGACGCCGAGGAGGTCTGCAAGACCATCCGCATGGCGCTGGCGGAGAAGTACGGTGACGAGGTCGCTTCGGCCGTTCGGGTGCTTTACGGCGGTTCGGTGAAGTCGGGCAACGTGGGCGAGCTGGTGGCCTGCGAGAACATCGACGGTGCTCTCGTGGGTGGCGCGAGCCTCGACGGTGACGAGTTCACCAAACTCTGCGCACTCGCGGCGGGTGGCCCCCTGCCCTGA
- a CDS encoding phosphoglycerate kinase — MTVKNLETLLSEGVQGRYVLVRSDLNVPLDGERITDDGRVRAALPTIEKLAGAGAKVVVTAHLGRPKGEPDPKYTLAPVAKCLGELLGNDVPLAGDVVGDSAKALVGGLADGGVALLENVRFDARETSKDAVDRSELAAELAALVPGGAFVSDGFGVVHRKQASVYEIAAVLPAYAGGLVLAELDVLKKLTDDVRRPYVVVLGGAKVSDKLGVIANLLTKVDRLLIGGGMAYTFLKAQGHEVGQSLLQADQLDQVSGFLAEAQKRGVELVLPVDVLAATEFAADAEHEVVAATAIPADRQGLDIGPASRELFASKLADAATVFWNGPMGVFEFEAFSGGTRAVAEALVKSDAFTVVGGGDSAAAVRQLGLPEDGFSHISTGGGASLEYLEGKELPGVSALEEKH, encoded by the coding sequence ATGACGGTCAAGAACCTCGAAACCCTGCTGAGCGAAGGCGTTCAGGGCCGCTACGTACTCGTACGCAGCGACCTGAACGTTCCGCTCGATGGGGAACGGATCACCGACGACGGCCGCGTCCGCGCGGCCCTGCCGACGATCGAGAAGCTCGCCGGCGCGGGCGCCAAGGTCGTCGTCACGGCGCACCTGGGCCGCCCCAAAGGCGAACCCGACCCGAAGTACACGCTCGCGCCCGTCGCGAAGTGCCTGGGCGAGCTGCTCGGCAATGACGTGCCGCTCGCGGGTGACGTCGTGGGCGACTCGGCCAAGGCGCTCGTCGGCGGTCTCGCCGACGGCGGCGTCGCGCTGCTGGAGAACGTGCGTTTCGACGCGCGCGAGACCAGCAAGGACGCCGTGGACCGCTCCGAGCTGGCCGCCGAGCTGGCCGCGCTCGTCCCCGGCGGGGCGTTCGTGTCCGACGGGTTCGGCGTGGTGCACCGCAAGCAGGCCTCGGTCTACGAGATCGCCGCGGTGCTGCCGGCCTACGCCGGTGGCCTCGTGCTGGCCGAGCTCGACGTGCTGAAGAAGCTCACCGACGACGTCAGGCGCCCCTACGTGGTGGTGCTCGGCGGCGCGAAGGTGTCGGACAAGCTCGGCGTGATCGCCAACCTGCTGACGAAGGTCGACCGCCTGCTCATCGGCGGCGGCATGGCCTACACCTTCCTCAAGGCCCAGGGCCACGAGGTGGGCCAGTCGCTGCTGCAGGCCGACCAGCTCGACCAGGTGTCGGGTTTTCTCGCCGAGGCCCAGAAGCGTGGTGTGGAGCTCGTGTTGCCGGTCGACGTGCTGGCGGCCACCGAGTTCGCGGCCGACGCCGAGCACGAGGTCGTGGCCGCCACGGCCATCCCGGCCGACCGGCAGGGCCTCGACATCGGTCCCGCCTCGCGCGAGCTGTTCGCGAGCAAGCTGGCCGACGCCGCCACTGTGTTCTGGAACGGCCCGATGGGCGTGTTCGAGTTCGAGGCGTTCTCGGGCGGCACCCGTGCCGTGGCCGAGGCGCTCGTGAAGAGCGACGCGTTCACCGTGGTCGGCGGCGGCGATTCGGCGGCCGCGGTGCGGCAGCTGGGCCTGCCCGAGGACGGCTTCTCCCACATCTCCACGGGCGGCGGCGCCTCCCTGGAGTACCTGGAGGGCAAGGAACTGCCCGGCGTCTCGGCGTTGGAGGAGAAGCACTAG
- the gap gene encoding type I glyceraldehyde-3-phosphate dehydrogenase → MTVRVGVNGFGRIGRNFFRAVKASGHDIEVVAFNDLGDVATMAHLLKYDSILGRFPGEVSLSDEGIVVDGKTIKALAERDPANLPWGDLGVDVVVESTGFFTNADAAKAHIAGGAKKVIISAPAKGEDLTVVLGVNDDKYDGSQVIISNASCTTNCLGPLAKVLQDAFGIEQGLMTTVHAYTQDQNLQDAPHKDLRRARAAAINVVPTSTGAAKAIGLVLPELQGKLDGYALRVPVPTGSATDLTVTLTKAATLEEINAAYQAAAEGPLAGILRYSDDPIVSSDIVTDPASCIYDAPLTKVIGNQVKVVGWYDNEWGYSNRLADLVKLVGSKLA, encoded by the coding sequence GTGACCGTTCGCGTAGGTGTCAACGGCTTCGGCCGGATCGGCCGCAACTTCTTCCGCGCCGTGAAGGCGAGCGGTCACGACATCGAGGTCGTCGCGTTCAACGACCTCGGCGACGTCGCGACGATGGCCCACCTGCTCAAGTACGACTCCATCCTTGGCCGCTTCCCGGGCGAGGTCAGCCTGAGCGACGAGGGCATCGTCGTCGACGGCAAGACCATCAAGGCCCTGGCGGAGCGCGACCCGGCGAACCTGCCGTGGGGCGACCTGGGCGTGGATGTCGTCGTCGAGTCGACGGGCTTCTTCACCAACGCCGACGCCGCGAAGGCCCACATCGCGGGTGGCGCCAAGAAGGTCATCATCTCCGCGCCCGCCAAGGGCGAGGACCTGACCGTGGTGCTGGGCGTCAACGACGACAAGTACGACGGCTCGCAGGTCATCATCTCCAACGCCTCCTGCACCACCAACTGCCTCGGCCCGCTGGCCAAGGTCCTGCAGGACGCGTTCGGCATCGAGCAGGGCCTGATGACCACGGTGCATGCCTACACGCAGGACCAGAACCTGCAGGACGCGCCGCACAAGGACCTGCGCCGCGCCCGCGCCGCCGCGATCAACGTCGTGCCGACCTCCACCGGCGCCGCGAAGGCCATCGGCCTGGTGCTGCCGGAGCTGCAGGGCAAGCTCGACGGTTACGCGCTGCGCGTCCCGGTGCCGACCGGCTCGGCCACCGACCTCACCGTGACCCTGACCAAGGCCGCCACGCTCGAGGAGATCAACGCCGCCTACCAGGCTGCCGCCGAGGGCCCGCTGGCCGGGATCCTGCGCTACAGCGACGACCCGATCGTGTCCTCGGACATCGTCACCGACCCGGCGTCCTGCATCTACGACGCGCCGCTGACCAAGGTCATCGGCAACCAGGTCAAGGTCGTCGGCTGGTACGACAACGAGTGGGGCTACTCCAACCGCCTCGCAGACCTGGTCAAGCTCGTCGGTTCGAAGCTCGCCTGA